A genomic region of bacterium contains the following coding sequences:
- a CDS encoding glycosyltransferase family 2 protein, whose product MNENPLKLSVVVPVYNERESLEELYGEIKKAFDTMHETGEIIFVDDGSRDGSYDVLTQLREKDVQVRVIRFLTNYGKAAALRAGFEAAGGSYVVTMDADLQDDPAEIPALIGALEGGLDMVSGWKKKRHDPLSKTIPSKFFNAIVRFFSGLNLHDFNCGLKAYRRDVIKSLTLYGDLHRYIPVSANFNGFRVGEIVIHHRPRKYGSSKYGSKRLISGFLDLLTVILLTRYTSKPLHFFGSAGLVFCFLGGLVNLYIVKLWIDSGFRNIQGHQPLLVGGVFLFLLGIQFISTGLLAELITHSRMEKAGTFRVDSTPTP is encoded by the coding sequence ATGAACGAAAATCCGTTGAAACTATCCGTCGTGGTGCCTGTCTATAACGAGCGCGAGAGCCTCGAAGAGCTTTACGGCGAGATCAAAAAGGCTTTCGATACCATGCACGAGACGGGCGAGATCATCTTTGTCGATGATGGTTCGAGAGACGGCTCATACGATGTGCTCACGCAGCTCCGGGAAAAGGATGTGCAGGTCAGGGTGATCCGTTTTCTGACGAATTACGGCAAGGCTGCCGCGCTCCGTGCCGGATTCGAAGCGGCGGGAGGCTCGTATGTTGTCACCATGGACGCAGACCTCCAGGACGATCCCGCAGAAATACCCGCCCTCATCGGGGCGCTCGAGGGCGGTCTCGACATGGTTTCGGGCTGGAAAAAGAAGCGTCATGATCCGCTGTCAAAAACGATACCATCGAAATTCTTCAACGCCATTGTCCGGTTTTTCAGCGGGCTGAACCTGCACGATTTCAACTGCGGTCTCAAGGCGTACCGGAGGGATGTGATCAAGTCACTTACGCTCTACGGCGATCTTCACCGCTACATCCCCGTGAGCGCGAACTTTAACGGCTTCAGGGTCGGAGAGATCGTGATACACCACCGACCGAGAAAGTACGGCAGCTCGAAATACGGCTCGAAACGGCTCATTTCGGGATTTCTCGATCTCCTTACGGTTATTCTGCTGACCCGGTATACCTCGAAGCCGCTCCATTTCTTCGGTTCTGCCGGGCTGGTGTTCTGCTTTCTGGGCGGCCTTGTGAATCTCTACATCGTGAAGCTCTGGATTGACAGCGGATTTCGCAATATTCAGGGACATCAGCCGCTCCTGGTTGGCGGCGTGTTTCTTTTCCTGCTGGGAATCCAGTTTATTTCGACCGGTCTCCTGGCGGAACTCATAACCC
- a CDS encoding glycosyltransferase: MFDIRGASLISVKHTYFESPGTPEAELVRYLRGRASSILTISHPFPEAVHIPLNTMIVEYGPDGAVVHETTAPPVRGNALLFYLKDLIFSVHYVFRSGRIYDLYVGSDNLNTLAGLVLRMFGRVRRVAFYVIDFTPVRFPGRVMNALYQGINRVCCYHADVIWNVSEAMPEGRESIGIRKDLSAPQITVPLGCTFNAIPRKPVRDIDPHAIVYFGALREEHGPGLILDALPSVLERFPDTTVVFAGDGELRGMLEKRAKENGIEAHVRFTGFLRSDGDIYDVLTGCGLALATYPPGDDTYKKYADPGKVKIYLGCGLPVLITDVPSVAREIESKGAGVIVRHDPEDLARAISGIFADRDGYERMRERAVEMAAEYDWDAIWERTFAALDFKTR, encoded by the coding sequence ATGTTCGATATCCGGGGTGCATCCCTCATTTCGGTCAAGCATACTTACTTCGAGTCGCCGGGTACACCGGAGGCAGAACTCGTCCGTTATCTCCGGGGGCGCGCATCATCGATCCTCACAATCAGTCACCCCTTCCCTGAAGCCGTGCACATCCCGCTCAACACCATGATTGTCGAGTATGGCCCGGACGGCGCGGTCGTGCATGAAACGACGGCTCCTCCCGTTCGCGGGAATGCCTTGCTTTTCTACCTCAAAGACCTTATTTTTTCTGTACATTATGTATTCAGGAGCGGGCGGATATATGACCTGTATGTCGGCTCCGACAACCTGAACACCCTCGCAGGGCTCGTACTCAGGATGTTCGGGCGAGTCCGCAGAGTGGCGTTCTATGTGATCGATTTTACGCCGGTTCGTTTCCCGGGCCGCGTGATGAATGCCCTGTACCAGGGTATCAACAGGGTGTGCTGCTACCATGCGGATGTCATCTGGAACGTTTCGGAGGCGATGCCGGAGGGCCGCGAGTCGATCGGCATCCGGAAGGACCTTTCAGCGCCGCAGATAACCGTCCCGCTCGGTTGCACGTTCAATGCCATACCGCGGAAACCGGTACGGGACATCGATCCGCATGCCATCGTGTATTTCGGCGCGCTCAGGGAGGAGCACGGTCCGGGGCTGATTCTCGATGCTCTCCCGTCGGTGCTCGAACGGTTTCCCGATACGACCGTCGTGTTTGCCGGGGACGGCGAACTGAGGGGGATGCTCGAAAAGCGGGCGAAGGAGAACGGGATAGAAGCCCATGTCCGTTTTACCGGTTTTCTCAGGTCGGACGGGGATATTTACGACGTTCTCACGGGCTGCGGGCTGGCGCTCGCGACTTATCCCCCCGGGGATGACACGTATAAGAAATATGCCGATCCCGGGAAGGTGAAAATATATCTCGGCTGCGGGCTTCCGGTACTCATCACCGATGTCCCTTCGGTCGCGCGCGAGATAGAATCGAAGGGAGCCGGGGTCATAGTCAGGCACGATCCCGAAGACCTGGCGAGGGCCATCAGCGGGATATTCGCCGACAGGGACGGTTATGAACGCATGAGGGAACGTGCCGTGGAGATGGCGGCAGAATACGACTGGGACGCCATTTGGGAGCGGACATTTGCGGCGCTCGATTTCAAGACCAGATGA